The following coding sequences are from one Rhipicephalus microplus isolate Deutch F79 chromosome 3, USDA_Rmic, whole genome shotgun sequence window:
- the LOC119164931 gene encoding chymotrypsin-like elastase family member 2A — translation MEVGWNVIIAVVTTAAWTSDDPMFGTAFVASRHYNGVTTSKENTAARWPWNVAIHTSSRFRPEQFCGGALISDQHILTAAHCVDEATLDGIRVHLGSWRRSVFDNGEIAVPVKEMCVHQNYTGHENDIAVLKLAHPVNFTTTVRPVCLPQSEEHLPTETEAYATGWTVRKVNEKHQDRRTLQALKMILMNEQHCTKYFDISLPENVLCASHIYGSLCEGDSGAPAVQFIHGHWFIQGVLSGGPLKCGDRTLPMVFTRVSDFVKGFIKPYLRAKTFNQKVQVCTLT, via the exons ACCCAATGTTTGGCACAGCATTCGTGGCATCGAGGCATTACAACGGTGTCACCACTTCTAAGGAGAACACTGCTGCACGATGGCCGTGGAACGTGGCCATCCACACTAGTTCCAGATTCCGGCCGGAGCAGTTCTGCGGAGGTGCGCTCATTTCGGATCAACACATCCTCACAGCGGCACACTGCGTAGA TGAAGCAACTTTGGATGGGATACGTGTACATCTTGGATCATGGCGGAGAAGCGTTTTTGATAACGGAGAGATTGCTGTGCCTGTTAAGGAGATGTGCGTTCATCAAAACTACACAGGACAT GAAAACGACATTGCCGTCCTCAAGCTAGCTCACCCAGTGAATTTCACAACCACTGTCAGACCCGTGTGTCTTCCTCAAAGCGAGGAGCACTTGCCCACTGAGACGGAAGCGTATGCAACAGGCTGGACAGTAAGAAAAG TGAATGAGAAACACCAAGACAGAAGAACTCTTCAGGCATTGAAGATGATTCTCATGAATGAGCAGCACTGCACCAAGTATTTTGATATCAGCCTCCCGGAAAATGTACTCTGTGCATCGCATATCTACGGCTCACTGTGCGAG GGAGACAGTGGAGCACCCGCGGTGCAGTTCATCCATGGACACTGGTTCATTCAAGGCGTGCTCTCTGGCGGCCCTCTGAAATGTGGTGACAGAACACTGCCCATGGTGTTCACGCGGGTTTCCGACTTCGTGAAGGGCTTCATCAAACCATACCTTCGTGCAAAAACCTTCAATCAAAAAGTTCAAGTGTGCACGCTCACGTGA